In Nitrospira sp., a single genomic region encodes these proteins:
- a CDS encoding proline dehydrogenase family protein, whose translation MTSSTSSLASAVLRIGTHLSTLSAGRAPTIFEGRWWSQGVINLAMKDPAFKVQLFRFIDVLPALASDQAVVTLAEEYFGARHGPVFGLQWGMKALAATTLGAAITGKSIRHQVEQMARTFIAGGSVTEALPVLAGLWKDGRAWSVDLLGEATISNLEADQYRDRCLAALSELRSEAERWPAAPRLERDHLGALPRIQLSLKISALTARLDPIDPDGTYRAVAARLRPIVDLAAATSCGLIFDMEQADSKDLLLDIFRRLFTEENYRSFLHAGVAMQAYHRETERDIHDLITWTARRGTPITIRLVKGAYWDSDTVRHHQAGWPVPLFEQKAETDANYEALIPLILQHRDLIRPAFGTHNLRTLAVIEAVAESLAVPPEAFEYQMIYGMAEPFQHAMVAHGRRVRLYTPVGRLLPGMAYLVRRLLENTSNESFLRKEYVESQSLNTLLAPPALSPSPLAASSPGSKDFVNEPHRDFSKAASRAAMQEAIKKVCARTGDKWEPPHRELRLTGTLMESRNPAHPDEVVALVQSAAHADVAKAVALAVSSAAEWRRRPAAERSAIMRRAAALMRERRSELAAWEIIEVGKPWREADADVAEAIDFLEFYAGQMDRLDSPLQLGHSPGERNHRIYGPRGVAAVIAPWNFPLAIPAGMVSAALVAGNTVLFKPSERSPLLGRLLTDILREAGVPSGALTCVPGGPDIGQALAAHPEISTIAFTGSKDVGLQLIAGAAAMQPGQSTVKRVIAEMGGKNAIIVDDTADLDEAIAGVVASFTGYAGQKCSACSRAIVLESVYDQFLSRLHDAVMSLAIGDPLDPGTQVGPVIDARAKRRIEELIAMGRQEGRLLIRRSTEGPGHFVGPTVFADVVSRHRLAQEEIFGPVLAVMKAASMTDALEMANSTTYALTGGIYSRSPANLALVREQFDVGNLYVNRSITGALVGRQPFGGHRLSGVGAKAGGDDYLQQFMTSRVISENTLRRGFEATD comes from the coding sequence ATGACGTCGAGTACATCGTCACTTGCATCCGCCGTTCTCCGCATCGGAACTCACCTCTCGACATTATCTGCGGGCCGGGCACCGACGATCTTTGAGGGCCGTTGGTGGTCGCAAGGCGTGATCAATCTGGCGATGAAAGATCCGGCTTTCAAGGTGCAGTTATTCCGGTTCATCGATGTGCTCCCCGCGCTCGCCTCTGACCAGGCGGTCGTCACGCTGGCAGAAGAATATTTTGGCGCGAGGCATGGGCCTGTCTTCGGGCTGCAGTGGGGAATGAAGGCCCTCGCTGCGACGACTCTGGGAGCCGCGATCACCGGAAAATCGATCCGCCATCAAGTCGAGCAGATGGCCCGGACGTTTATTGCCGGAGGCTCGGTGACCGAGGCCCTCCCCGTTCTCGCGGGATTGTGGAAGGACGGGCGCGCCTGGTCCGTGGACTTGTTAGGTGAGGCGACGATCAGCAACCTCGAAGCCGATCAGTATCGCGATCGCTGTCTGGCGGCGTTGTCTGAATTGCGCTCGGAGGCGGAGCGCTGGCCCGCTGCTCCGCGTTTGGAGCGGGATCATCTGGGCGCTCTGCCCCGGATCCAGCTCTCGCTCAAGATCTCTGCGCTCACTGCGCGCCTCGATCCCATCGATCCCGACGGAACCTATCGCGCGGTGGCGGCGCGCTTACGGCCGATCGTGGATCTGGCGGCAGCGACATCGTGCGGATTGATCTTCGATATGGAGCAGGCCGACAGCAAAGACCTGCTCTTGGACATCTTTCGACGGCTGTTTACAGAAGAGAACTACCGCTCCTTTCTCCATGCCGGGGTCGCGATGCAGGCCTACCATCGGGAAACCGAACGCGATATCCACGACTTGATCACCTGGACAGCACGGCGTGGCACGCCGATCACCATCCGTTTGGTGAAGGGAGCTTATTGGGATTCTGACACTGTTCGCCATCATCAGGCCGGATGGCCGGTGCCGTTGTTTGAGCAGAAAGCCGAGACGGATGCGAACTACGAAGCGCTGATTCCTCTGATACTCCAGCACCGTGATCTGATTCGTCCGGCCTTCGGTACCCACAATCTTCGGACCTTGGCCGTGATTGAGGCCGTGGCGGAATCGCTGGCTGTTCCGCCTGAGGCATTTGAGTATCAGATGATCTATGGCATGGCCGAACCCTTCCAGCATGCGATGGTAGCCCATGGACGGCGCGTGCGGCTCTACACGCCGGTCGGGCGTCTGCTGCCGGGCATGGCCTATCTCGTCAGGCGTTTGCTGGAGAACACGTCGAACGAATCCTTCCTGCGCAAAGAATATGTCGAGTCGCAATCATTGAACACGCTCTTGGCCCCTCCGGCACTCTCGCCTTCCCCCTTGGCGGCGTCTTCTCCTGGCTCTAAGGATTTTGTGAATGAGCCGCATCGGGATTTTTCGAAGGCCGCCAGTCGGGCGGCAATGCAAGAGGCGATCAAAAAGGTGTGTGCGCGGACGGGAGACAAGTGGGAGCCGCCGCATCGGGAATTGCGATTGACCGGAACGCTGATGGAGTCGCGCAACCCTGCTCATCCGGACGAAGTCGTCGCGCTCGTGCAGAGCGCGGCTCATGCCGACGTGGCAAAGGCGGTCGCGTTGGCTGTGTCTTCTGCGGCGGAATGGCGGCGACGGCCTGCCGCGGAGCGCAGTGCCATCATGCGGCGCGCGGCGGCGCTCATGCGCGAGCGGCGGTCTGAGCTGGCGGCGTGGGAAATTATTGAGGTCGGCAAGCCCTGGCGGGAGGCGGATGCGGATGTGGCAGAGGCTATCGACTTCCTCGAATTCTACGCCGGGCAAATGGACCGGTTGGACTCCCCGCTTCAGTTGGGCCATTCCCCTGGGGAACGGAATCATCGGATCTATGGGCCGCGCGGCGTGGCGGCGGTGATTGCGCCGTGGAATTTTCCCCTCGCGATTCCGGCCGGCATGGTGAGCGCGGCGTTGGTTGCCGGCAACACGGTGTTATTCAAGCCATCCGAACGGTCGCCCCTGCTGGGTCGATTGCTGACCGACATTCTGCGTGAAGCCGGCGTCCCGTCCGGTGCGTTGACCTGCGTGCCCGGGGGGCCGGACATCGGTCAGGCGCTGGCCGCGCATCCGGAGATATCGACCATTGCCTTCACCGGCTCAAAGGACGTCGGTCTGCAGTTGATCGCCGGCGCAGCGGCCATGCAGCCTGGTCAGTCTACGGTGAAGCGTGTGATCGCCGAGATGGGTGGCAAGAACGCGATCATTGTCGATGACACGGCGGATCTCGATGAAGCGATCGCGGGCGTCGTCGCGTCCTTTACAGGATATGCCGGGCAGAAATGTTCGGCGTGTTCGAGAGCGATCGTGCTGGAGAGTGTGTATGACCAATTTCTCTCGCGATTGCATGACGCGGTGATGAGCCTTGCCATCGGTGATCCGCTCGACCCTGGGACGCAAGTGGGGCCGGTGATCGACGCCCGAGCAAAGCGACGAATCGAGGAGTTGATCGCGATGGGTCGGCAAGAAGGCCGCCTGCTCATTCGTCGATCGACCGAAGGGCCAGGGCATTTCGTCGGACCGACCGTGTTTGCCGATGTGGTGTCGCGCCATCGGCTGGCGCAGGAGGAAATATTCGGCCCGGTGCTGGCGGTGATGAAAGCGGCCAGCATGACGGACGCGCTGGAGATGGCCAACTCGACGACGTATGCCCTGACCGGCGGCATCTACTCGCGCAGCCCGGCGAACCTGGCACTGGTTCGCGAGCAATTCGATGTCGGGAACTTGTACGTGAATCGCTCGATCACGGGGGCGCTGGTCGGCCGTCAACCGTTCGGCGGTCACCGGCTCTCCGGCGTCGGGGCAAAGGCCGGAGGCGACGACTATCTGCAGCAGTTTATGACGTCGCGCGTCATCAGCGAAAATACGCTTCGTCGGGGATTTGAGGCGACGGACTGA
- a CDS encoding non-heme iron oxygenase ferredoxin subunit → MGDFVRVAGRADVKPGHAIIAEVNGKTLAVFNVDGTFHAIDNTCVHRGGPLGEGDVEGSVVTCPWHGWQFNVTTGECVKNPAAKVEVYQVKVEGDDIKVLA, encoded by the coding sequence ATGGGAGATTTCGTACGGGTCGCGGGCAGGGCAGATGTGAAACCCGGGCATGCCATCATCGCGGAAGTCAACGGCAAGACCCTGGCGGTCTTCAATGTCGATGGCACCTTTCACGCGATCGACAATACCTGCGTGCATCGTGGGGGGCCGTTGGGTGAAGGGGACGTCGAAGGCAGCGTCGTGACCTGCCCCTGGCACGGCTGGCAGTTCAATGTTACGACGGGAGAATGCGTCAAGAACCCTGCGGCCAAAGTCGAAGTATATCAAGTCAAAGTCGAGGGCGACGACATCAAGGTCCTCGCATAA
- a CDS encoding Mrp/NBP35 family ATP-binding protein, translating into MADEHSHEAQQAPAKENFIPGVKHVIAVSSGKGGVGKSTVASNLACALALTGAKVGLMDADLYGPNIPMMMGSSKGPEQKDGKIVPVENYGVKLISMAYLVPEEAPLVWRGPMVHQYLQAFFRDVLWGNLDYLLLDLPPGTGDVQLSISQMVPLAGAITVTTPQEVALYDVRKGMAMFQKVNVPLLGIVENMSSFVCGHCGERTDIFSHGGGERAAEKLGIPFLGRIPIDPAIRDGGDSGHPIVVGNPASPQAAAFRDIAQKIIHALGATEQSGSSIDSLLKKIKQPFTNS; encoded by the coding sequence ATGGCAGATGAACATTCCCACGAAGCGCAGCAAGCCCCGGCGAAAGAGAATTTTATTCCCGGCGTGAAGCATGTCATTGCCGTCAGCAGCGGCAAAGGCGGCGTCGGCAAATCGACGGTCGCCTCAAACCTGGCCTGTGCCCTGGCCCTGACCGGGGCAAAGGTCGGTCTCATGGATGCAGACCTCTACGGCCCCAACATTCCCATGATGATGGGCAGCTCAAAAGGCCCAGAGCAAAAAGACGGCAAGATCGTCCCGGTGGAAAACTACGGGGTAAAACTGATCTCGATGGCCTACCTGGTGCCGGAAGAAGCGCCGCTCGTGTGGCGAGGCCCGATGGTCCATCAATATCTGCAGGCGTTTTTCCGCGACGTATTGTGGGGCAACCTGGACTACCTCCTGCTCGACCTGCCTCCCGGCACCGGAGATGTCCAACTCTCCATCTCGCAAATGGTGCCCCTGGCCGGCGCCATTACCGTGACCACGCCGCAGGAAGTGGCACTCTACGATGTCCGGAAGGGCATGGCGATGTTCCAGAAAGTGAACGTCCCGCTGCTCGGCATCGTCGAAAACATGAGCTCGTTCGTCTGCGGCCATTGCGGCGAACGCACCGACATCTTCTCGCATGGCGGCGGGGAGCGGGCCGCGGAGAAACTGGGCATTCCCTTCCTCGGGCGCATCCCCATCGATCCGGCGATTCGCGACGGCGGCGATTCCGGCCATCCGATCGTGGTAGGCAATCCCGCCTCTCCCCAGGCGGCCGCCTTTCGGGACATAGCTCAAAAGATCATTCACGCGTTAGGCGCGACGGAACAGAGCGGCTCGTCGATCGACAGCCTGCTGAAGAAGATCAAGCAGCCATTTACCAATAGCTAA
- a CDS encoding fatty acid desaturase has translation MTAPDQAVSTDYTGFSYINFLLFCAVVAATVIGIPLYGYFVGFTTFDWILSFVMYVVTGMGITVGYHRLVSHQSFECPDWVKRCALVAGGWALQNSALIWCADHIRHHARTDTDEDPYNASRGFWHSHCGWLFYETPHRTDKYEIRLRRDPVILWQHRYYWVIVASGLAIPFALGVWWHQGWMGGISALLLGGLFRMFMVLNSTFTINSLCHMIGSQPHGTQDSSRDSWLISFVSFGEGYHNYHHTYARDYRNGPKWYNFDPSKWIIYTLSLFGLATNLRRLDPSVF, from the coding sequence ATGACTGCACCCGATCAAGCCGTCTCCACTGATTACACTGGTTTTTCGTATATCAATTTTTTATTGTTTTGCGCCGTCGTCGCCGCCACCGTCATTGGGATTCCGCTGTACGGGTACTTTGTCGGATTCACCACCTTCGATTGGATCCTTTCCTTTGTCATGTATGTCGTGACCGGCATGGGGATCACCGTCGGGTATCATCGCCTTGTCTCCCATCAAAGCTTCGAATGTCCTGACTGGGTCAAACGTTGCGCACTGGTTGCCGGGGGATGGGCGCTCCAAAACTCGGCGCTCATCTGGTGTGCCGACCACATTCGCCATCATGCCCGCACGGATACAGACGAAGACCCCTACAATGCCAGCAGGGGCTTCTGGCACAGCCACTGCGGCTGGCTCTTTTACGAAACCCCGCATCGCACCGACAAGTACGAAATCCGGCTTCGCCGAGACCCCGTGATCCTCTGGCAACACCGCTACTATTGGGTGATCGTGGCATCCGGGTTGGCCATCCCCTTTGCCCTCGGCGTGTGGTGGCATCAAGGCTGGATGGGCGGCATCAGCGCCCTGCTGCTCGGCGGGCTCTTCCGCATGTTCATGGTGCTCAACTCCACGTTCACGATCAATTCCCTTTGCCACATGATCGGCAGTCAGCCGCACGGGACACAGGACAGCAGCCGCGACAGCTGGCTGATCTCCTTCGTGAGCTTCGGGGAGGGGTATCACAACTATCATCACACCTATGCGCGCGACTACCGCAACGGACCCAAGTGGTATAACTTTGACCCCTCGAAGTGGATCATCTACACATTGTCGCTGTTCGGATTGGCGACCAATCTGCGCCGGCTCGATCCCTCGGTATTCTAG